A stretch of Kyrpidia spormannii DNA encodes these proteins:
- a CDS encoding TIGR02680 family protein produces the protein MNTHRWHLNRAGLFNFWYYDDVTFQIIDGRLIFRGPNGAGKSVTMQTFIPLVLDGDKRPSRLDPFGSKDRRIEYYLLGDGDSDIHDRIGYAYLEFFHPEKQQCLTVGIGLRARRGQPQVGFWGFAVTDGRRIGEDLFLYDRAVYERDGEKLPLDRAGLEAAIGPGGQVVREQGEYRQLVNRLLFGYADPEGFRDLLNLLIQLRSPKLSKEFRPSAVYEILNSALPPLSEEELNPLSSVLEDLDEIADRAEELERQLVAARRLQSVYNDYNELRLYEAGSRVQEAYRTFEESRAAADRAERDFAAEDTHYQEVSAKVEEAEARVRQAENRLDILEHSEAMEKHRELASLEDQLKDAVRDAERLDRRRRETEQDLEKRSRLAEENREELARSRRELNRLLERMNDLASRCEFGDHQVHLLRLTADPPPVEESYWHNWTRDVDAHRKRLQTMMQLAVARREAEARARQEEARLSEARAERDARERDLRDAEAALEEALRIQGDRLHEWFQHVAHLPLSVDMFRTMLHDLDRYPELPYEQITAPVRSALADAERNIGGQLLQLRHERRLVENERDQLKSELAGWMERREPEPPRSPARQETRERRQQRAVERGTAAGAPLYRVCEFRDEVDEPTRAALEAALDQAGLLDAWISSEGVAFEAGDEDVFLTPRPVLFGYTLADYLRPTPPDESGLTPEQVDDVLRTILIGDNQDGDVWVGEAGTYRIGPLTGQAAGKERAEWIGYDTRRRTRLEQIERLRLEIANREETIARILEQEEQLETALASARSEAAAVPGEADLSAAAQARQTARWALDRAAQWERARDEDYRKADRARREAHRAFAEQAATWERLRREEDFEEALRQLNDYQHAGIDARRVIQLTERIHRELARLEEEITAGRRRLEEEQAALSDLHRRRQDLEQRRDTLRGLLEEMGLLDLHDQIARLREERMHWRETERALQEELRGSGERRGALKTEWEHRKEALTQTRSAAREAAMRLAREWALRLVDLEREIDASALETVGSPITAKTPEGPHDHAGTPEDSGEPEDLTPWISLGQALVKRYKPRFAGWRMDNLTMKLLDVFSKEKNDLLEYVLDCHLDEELGRYFIESVQDRAQRRTPRALCEKLASDLEQQRLLIQEKERELYEQVLIHSVGRAIRDKINRAQAWVAEMNRFMAARRTSSGLVLSLEWRPRRAETEQELDAAELVQLLRKAPETLRDDELERMVAHFRSRIHWAKEEAEQGANLRRMMGQLLDYRTWFTFTLYFRKGDTPRRELTDSQFNVMSGGEKAMSMYIPLLAAADSRYKDSRPDAPRIISLDEAFAGVDDENLRDMFQLLTEMDFDYMMTSQVLWGCYDTVPSLAIYEIVRPGSARHVTTIAYRWNGRRREAVEDQGALEAAATAEGRGS, from the coding sequence ATGAATACCCATCGCTGGCATCTGAACCGAGCCGGGCTGTTCAATTTCTGGTACTACGACGACGTGACGTTTCAGATCATCGACGGGCGGCTCATTTTTCGCGGGCCGAACGGCGCGGGAAAATCGGTGACCATGCAGACGTTTATCCCTCTGGTGTTGGACGGGGACAAACGACCTTCGCGGCTGGACCCTTTCGGATCAAAGGACAGACGCATCGAATATTATCTGCTCGGGGACGGGGACAGCGACATCCACGACCGCATCGGCTACGCCTATCTGGAGTTCTTTCACCCGGAAAAGCAGCAGTGCCTGACCGTCGGCATCGGACTCCGGGCCCGCAGGGGCCAGCCCCAAGTGGGATTCTGGGGATTTGCCGTCACCGACGGCCGGCGGATCGGCGAGGATCTTTTTCTGTACGACCGGGCCGTCTATGAGCGAGACGGGGAAAAGCTGCCGCTTGACCGGGCGGGCCTCGAGGCGGCCATCGGGCCGGGCGGCCAGGTGGTGCGGGAGCAGGGCGAGTATCGCCAACTGGTCAACCGCCTGCTGTTCGGTTATGCGGACCCCGAGGGATTCCGCGATTTGCTCAACCTTCTCATCCAGCTGCGCTCGCCGAAACTCTCGAAAGAGTTTCGGCCGTCGGCGGTGTACGAGATCTTAAACTCGGCATTGCCCCCGCTTTCCGAGGAGGAGTTGAACCCGCTCTCGTCGGTCTTGGAGGACCTGGACGAGATCGCGGACCGCGCGGAAGAACTGGAGCGCCAACTGGTGGCCGCCCGGCGGCTGCAGAGCGTGTACAACGACTACAATGAGCTGCGCCTGTACGAAGCGGGATCCCGGGTCCAGGAAGCATATCGCACCTTTGAAGAATCCCGAGCCGCGGCCGACCGTGCCGAGCGGGATTTTGCCGCAGAAGACACCCATTACCAAGAAGTGTCCGCCAAGGTGGAAGAGGCGGAGGCGCGGGTTCGGCAGGCGGAGAACCGTTTGGACATCCTGGAACACTCCGAGGCCATGGAGAAACATCGCGAGTTGGCGTCCCTGGAGGACCAGTTGAAAGACGCTGTGCGGGATGCGGAACGCCTCGACCGGCGGCGGCGGGAAACTGAGCAAGACTTGGAGAAACGAAGCCGCCTCGCCGAGGAGAATCGGGAGGAATTGGCCCGCTCCCGGCGAGAGTTGAACCGCCTCCTGGAGCGGATGAACGACTTGGCCAGCCGGTGCGAATTCGGCGATCACCAAGTCCACCTGCTCCGGCTCACCGCAGACCCCCCACCGGTGGAGGAGTCTTATTGGCACAATTGGACCCGGGACGTGGATGCCCACCGCAAACGGTTGCAAACGATGATGCAACTGGCGGTTGCTCGCCGGGAGGCCGAAGCCCGGGCCCGGCAGGAGGAGGCCCGCCTGTCCGAAGCCCGGGCGGAACGGGACGCCCGGGAACGCGATCTGCGCGACGCCGAAGCGGCATTGGAGGAAGCGCTTCGGATTCAGGGGGATCGTTTGCACGAGTGGTTTCAACACGTTGCGCACCTCCCGCTCTCTGTCGACATGTTCCGGACGATGTTGCACGATCTGGACCGCTACCCGGAGTTGCCATACGAACAGATCACGGCGCCGGTTCGGTCCGCTCTGGCCGATGCCGAACGCAACATCGGCGGGCAGCTTCTGCAACTTCGCCACGAACGCCGACTGGTGGAAAATGAGCGCGATCAGCTCAAAAGCGAACTGGCCGGGTGGATGGAGCGCCGGGAGCCCGAACCGCCGCGATCTCCAGCAAGGCAGGAGACTCGGGAACGGAGGCAACAAAGGGCAGTCGAGAGGGGAACAGCGGCCGGAGCCCCTCTCTATCGGGTGTGCGAATTTCGCGACGAAGTGGACGAGCCGACCAGGGCGGCTCTGGAGGCGGCGCTGGATCAGGCCGGCCTTTTGGATGCGTGGATCAGCTCGGAGGGCGTCGCGTTTGAGGCCGGAGACGAGGATGTCTTCTTGACGCCTCGCCCGGTGCTGTTCGGATACACCCTGGCCGATTACCTGCGACCGACCCCTCCCGATGAAAGCGGATTGACACCGGAGCAGGTCGACGACGTTCTGCGCACGATCCTCATTGGGGACAATCAGGACGGGGACGTCTGGGTGGGCGAGGCGGGGACCTATCGGATCGGACCTCTGACAGGTCAGGCGGCCGGTAAAGAGCGCGCCGAATGGATCGGTTACGACACCCGCCGCAGAACCCGCCTGGAACAGATCGAACGTTTGCGCCTGGAGATCGCGAACCGGGAAGAGACCATCGCCCGGATCTTGGAGCAGGAGGAGCAGCTCGAAACCGCCCTGGCATCCGCCCGGTCCGAAGCGGCGGCGGTCCCCGGTGAAGCCGATTTGTCGGCGGCGGCACAGGCCCGGCAGACCGCGCGCTGGGCTCTCGACCGAGCTGCCCAGTGGGAGCGGGCACGGGATGAAGACTACCGAAAGGCGGACCGGGCGCGGCGAGAGGCGCATCGGGCGTTCGCGGAACAGGCGGCGACCTGGGAACGGTTGCGCCGGGAGGAAGATTTTGAAGAGGCGTTGCGACAACTCAACGATTATCAACATGCCGGCATCGACGCCCGGCGCGTCATTCAATTGACGGAACGCATTCACCGAGAACTGGCTCGGCTGGAAGAGGAGATCACCGCCGGGAGGCGCCGATTGGAAGAAGAACAGGCGGCGCTGTCCGATCTGCACCGGCGCCGACAGGATCTCGAACAGCGGCGGGACACCCTGCGGGGGCTGCTGGAGGAAATGGGCCTTTTGGATCTGCACGATCAAATCGCCCGGCTGCGGGAAGAGCGAATGCACTGGCGGGAAACGGAACGGGCTCTCCAAGAGGAGCTGCGCGGAAGCGGCGAGCGCCGGGGCGCGCTCAAAACCGAATGGGAACATCGGAAAGAGGCGTTGACGCAGACTCGAAGCGCCGCGCGGGAAGCGGCGATGCGACTCGCCCGGGAATGGGCTCTGCGCCTGGTGGATCTGGAAAGAGAAATCGACGCTTCCGCGCTGGAAACCGTCGGTTCGCCGATCACGGCCAAGACTCCCGAAGGCCCGCATGACCATGCGGGCACTCCCGAGGATTCCGGAGAGCCGGAGGACCTCACGCCGTGGATCTCCCTCGGACAGGCCCTGGTCAAACGGTACAAGCCTCGATTCGCCGGCTGGCGCATGGACAATTTGACCATGAAGCTTCTGGACGTATTTTCCAAAGAGAAAAATGACCTCTTGGAATATGTGCTGGATTGTCACCTGGACGAGGAGCTGGGCCGATACTTTATTGAGTCTGTTCAGGACCGCGCCCAGCGGCGAACCCCGCGGGCCCTGTGCGAGAAACTGGCGTCGGATCTGGAGCAGCAGCGGCTTTTGATTCAGGAAAAAGAGCGGGAGCTGTATGAACAGGTTTTGATCCACAGTGTCGGCCGCGCCATTCGGGATAAAATCAACCGCGCCCAAGCGTGGGTGGCGGAGATGAACCGGTTCATGGCCGCCCGCAGGACGTCCAGCGGCCTGGTGTTGTCCTTGGAATGGAGGCCGCGGCGGGCGGAGACCGAGCAGGAACTGGATGCTGCAGAACTGGTGCAACTGTTGCGCAAGGCGCCGGAAACGTTGCGGGACGACGAGCTGGAACGGATGGTGGCCCATTTTCGCTCCCGCATTCACTGGGCGAAAGAAGAAGCCGAGCAAGGGGCGAACCTGCGGCGGATGATGGGGCAGTTGCTCGACTACCGGACGTGGTTCACGTTCACGCTCTATTTTCGCAAAGGAGACACGCCCCGCCGGGAACTCACCGACTCCCAGTTCAACGTGATGAGCGGGGGCGAGAAAGCCATGTCCATGTACATCCCGCTGCTTGCCGCCGCCGACTCCCGGTACAAGGACTCGAGGCCCGACGCCCCGCGGATCATCTCTCTGGACGAAGCGTTCGCCGGAGTGGACGATGAGAATCTGCGCGATATGTTCCAACTGCTCACCGAGATGGATTTTGATTATATGATGACGAGCCAAGTCCTGTGGGGCTGTTACGACACGGTGCCGTCCCTGGCGATTTACGAGATCGTGCGGCCGGGCAGCGCCCGCCATGTGACCACCATCGCCTATCGGTGGAACGGGCGCCGCCGGGAGGCCGTTGAGGACCAGGGGGCGCTGGAAGCGGCCGCCACCGCGGAAGGCAGGGGTTCGTGA
- a CDS encoding TIGR02678 family protein has translation MKRIHQASTSTEPSGGETIGTDEFRTAAQALLNRPWVTKADDPEVFRLIKMHYGPLRDWFYNHVGYGLILTRHLAKLEKIPGSFQPWMGIEGFQSSRDYGFFTYGLWYLEGKGNGEQFLLSEMVDSIREHLLGIEIHVDWTLYDHRQSMAPALKKLRQLQVLVAIEGEEWEWAREGGDSNVLYESSPLAHYVLRRFPRELAASGSVDALIETLAESRLEQVGDEEGADVVRRRHRVLRRLLLEPIVYDWQWEEEERRYVQTQRSFILRQLSHVGLEGSRFREGLYLSWPELTGEMALFPTSAAISDLALALAGELRRRIGADPRAFDRDDRGNLVVSLSELEGMLMRLKDRHGAYWTKDHREKTSAVLAEELIEHLEMWNLGARDDTASVRIYPGLLLWQGEYDDWKDEA, from the coding sequence ATGAAACGCATTCACCAAGCTTCCACGTCGACGGAGCCGTCGGGCGGCGAAACGATCGGCACTGACGAGTTCCGCACCGCCGCCCAGGCGCTCCTCAACCGCCCGTGGGTGACCAAGGCCGACGATCCGGAAGTCTTCCGCCTGATCAAAATGCACTACGGGCCGCTGCGGGACTGGTTTTACAACCACGTCGGGTACGGGTTGATTTTGACGCGGCACCTGGCCAAGTTAGAGAAAATTCCCGGGTCTTTTCAGCCGTGGATGGGCATCGAAGGCTTTCAGAGCTCCAGGGACTACGGCTTTTTTACCTATGGCCTGTGGTACCTCGAAGGGAAGGGCAACGGGGAACAATTCCTGCTTTCGGAAATGGTGGATTCCATCCGGGAGCATCTGCTCGGCATCGAAATCCATGTGGACTGGACGTTGTACGACCATCGCCAGTCCATGGCTCCGGCGCTGAAGAAACTGCGCCAGCTCCAGGTGCTGGTGGCCATCGAAGGGGAAGAGTGGGAGTGGGCCCGGGAAGGCGGGGACAGCAACGTGCTGTACGAATCCTCTCCGCTCGCGCATTATGTGCTGCGCCGATTCCCCAGGGAACTCGCGGCCTCCGGGAGCGTGGACGCGCTCATCGAGACGCTCGCAGAGTCTCGCCTGGAACAGGTGGGGGACGAAGAAGGGGCCGACGTGGTTCGGCGGCGCCACCGGGTGTTGCGCCGACTCCTGCTGGAGCCGATCGTGTACGATTGGCAATGGGAGGAAGAGGAGCGCCGGTACGTCCAAACCCAGCGCTCGTTCATCCTGCGGCAATTGTCCCACGTGGGACTGGAAGGAAGCCGTTTTCGGGAAGGGCTATATCTCTCCTGGCCCGAGCTCACAGGCGAGATGGCCCTCTTCCCCACCTCGGCAGCCATCTCCGATCTGGCCCTGGCCCTGGCCGGGGAACTGCGGCGGAGAATCGGGGCTGATCCCCGTGCCTTCGACCGGGACGATCGGGGTAATCTGGTGGTTTCTCTGTCGGAGCTGGAAGGGATGTTGATGCGGCTCAAAGACCGCCATGGCGCCTACTGGACAAAAGATCACCGGGAAAAGACCAGCGCCGTGCTGGCCGAGGAATTGATCGAGCACCTGGAGATGTGGAACCTCGGCGCTCGGGACGACACGGCATCGGTGCGGATCTATCCGGGCCTGTTGTTGTGGCAGGGCGAATACGACGATTGGAAGGATGAGGCGTAG
- a CDS encoding TIGR02677 family protein, which yields MNPNAPVDARIRAVPETKYLNADNVARYRLIMRFFYDNYRKLKYWLKPEEVFEAVSATGRVSEYTLELCRQDLEVLTEWKNLAKRHDGGRAATIEEYLRKRFRYQMTRYAVEIERMLEALENLQGYGGSLEPTLLERLAGYLRTVVERDTAFTPDEAGRLWRDIQEAFRNLQENASDYLASLHSGRAEELMVTEQFLPFKDRLTHYLQNFMVGLQKYAPQIEGILRRTDPDRWEQFLHAVVQADLLMPSLEESFTEEEQLCRRREEWAVFVQWFTGTDREESDVADLERETKNAIARVVRMAVAIQERRRVGLSRRQELDDLGQWFFRIDSRAEADKLAAYAFGLFRAHHFQGEPQRISDAGDLSMWDQPPQVRALGSRSRARRRAGSAEPVRDTRREQAETRALVLARKAAESEVVARFLELGEFDLSELDRLTPFHRQVLLQWLSRCLSNVSRTAHTPEGLEVHISDPPDRRRTVLQFEDGEMSLPDFHVRVREVTAR from the coding sequence GTGAATCCGAACGCCCCGGTCGATGCGCGCATACGTGCGGTCCCGGAAACCAAGTACCTCAACGCCGACAACGTGGCCCGGTACCGCCTGATCATGCGCTTCTTTTACGACAATTACCGAAAACTGAAATACTGGCTGAAACCCGAAGAGGTATTTGAGGCCGTCTCAGCCACCGGGCGGGTGTCGGAGTACACCCTGGAGTTGTGCCGGCAGGACCTGGAGGTTTTGACCGAGTGGAAAAATCTCGCCAAGCGCCACGACGGAGGGCGGGCGGCGACCATCGAAGAATACTTGCGCAAGCGGTTTCGCTACCAAATGACCCGGTATGCGGTGGAAATCGAACGCATGCTGGAAGCGCTGGAGAATCTGCAGGGATACGGCGGTTCTCTGGAGCCGACGCTGCTGGAGCGCCTGGCCGGTTACTTGCGCACCGTCGTGGAACGCGACACGGCGTTCACCCCGGATGAGGCGGGGCGCCTGTGGCGCGATATCCAGGAGGCCTTCCGGAACCTTCAGGAGAACGCCTCGGACTACCTCGCCAGCCTGCACAGCGGCCGGGCCGAAGAGCTGATGGTCACCGAACAGTTTCTGCCGTTCAAAGACCGACTCACTCACTATCTCCAAAATTTCATGGTCGGATTGCAAAAATACGCCCCCCAGATCGAGGGGATCCTCCGGCGCACCGATCCCGATCGGTGGGAGCAATTCCTGCACGCCGTGGTTCAAGCGGACCTGCTCATGCCTTCCCTGGAAGAATCTTTCACCGAAGAAGAACAGCTCTGTCGTCGCCGCGAAGAATGGGCGGTGTTCGTCCAGTGGTTTACCGGGACGGACCGCGAGGAGAGCGATGTGGCCGATCTTGAGCGGGAAACGAAAAATGCCATCGCCCGGGTGGTACGGATGGCCGTGGCCATCCAGGAACGCCGGCGGGTGGGACTCAGTCGGCGACAGGAGCTGGACGATCTGGGGCAATGGTTTTTCCGGATCGACTCCCGGGCCGAAGCGGACAAGCTCGCCGCCTACGCCTTCGGTTTGTTCCGGGCCCATCATTTTCAAGGAGAACCCCAGCGAATCTCCGACGCCGGGGATCTGTCCATGTGGGATCAGCCGCCCCAGGTCCGCGCACTGGGATCGCGCAGCCGCGCCCGGCGCCGGGCGGGGAGCGCCGAGCCGGTCCGCGATACCCGGCGGGAACAGGCCGAGACCCGGGCCCTGGTGTTGGCCCGGAAGGCCGCCGAATCCGAAGTGGTGGCGCGGTTCCTCGAACTCGGGGAGTTCGATCTGAGCGAGTTGGACAGGCTGACCCCGTTTCACCGGCAGGTGCTGCTGCAATGGCTCAGCCGGTGCCTGTCCAACGTCTCGAGGACGGCCCATACTCCCGAAGGCCTTGAGGTCCACATCTCCGACCCGCCGGATCGCCGGCGGACGGTCCTCCAGTTTGAGGACGGAGAGATGTCCCTGCCGGATTTTCACGTCCGGGTGCGAGAGGTGACGGCGCGATGA
- a CDS encoding zinc ribbon domain-containing protein, translated as MRTLATVIRAIRIGIHKEVHRCKTEALERTKDIYNQVVAFYMDFFAAHLKVLDEPVQVRKKDGTVKERTRTNQELLTFAEFHTLATKAHPNPGWPLDEHVPAARGMPTELRRAAINQAIGKVRSWWSHLKTWEETAPDQRGREPRPGAPNEPVTFYAGMVEHPAYDLNPQKKKRHTFISLKLHTGQKWEKVSLPVVVHAQAESLLAGSALEKERIARERKRSKTGQAGSGEEKGGRTWVAKSLTVHGKRDKRYPGGVRYALHIPMEKSVDKPRKAEEQRRADPQMPVVAVDLGVGRLAVMGAFVEGKLAATRFVDGRALNHRRHRLLTAIHRKREQSGRLQPGVQDNANLWNKIRNLDENAAKQTAVTIVQFAMEHGARVIVFEHLRRYRPPKERMSKSGRKNHKRAYWLRGQIMKWVRDLAFREGILTVERNPAYTSQTCPHCKVLGERNGSRFTCKNPNHRYSADADFVGMMNLYRKWTKTFVYPRKGDDPKPEVA; from the coding sequence GTGAGGACGCTGGCGACTGTCATCAGGGCGATCCGCATCGGGATTCACAAGGAGGTCCATCGGTGCAAGACGGAGGCGCTGGAGCGGACGAAGGATATCTATAACCAAGTGGTCGCTTTTTACATGGACTTTTTCGCGGCGCACCTGAAGGTGTTGGACGAGCCGGTCCAGGTTCGAAAAAAGGACGGGACGGTCAAAGAACGAACGCGCACCAACCAGGAACTGCTGACCTTTGCGGAGTTTCACACCCTGGCGACCAAAGCCCACCCGAACCCGGGGTGGCCGCTCGACGAACACGTTCCGGCGGCCAGAGGAATGCCGACGGAGTTGCGGCGGGCGGCGATCAACCAGGCGATTGGCAAGGTGCGGTCCTGGTGGAGCCACCTGAAAACTTGGGAGGAAACAGCACCGGACCAGCGCGGGCGGGAACCACGACCCGGCGCACCGAACGAACCGGTGACGTTTTATGCGGGGATGGTCGAGCACCCCGCGTATGACCTAAACCCGCAGAAGAAAAAGCGGCATACGTTCATTAGCCTGAAACTGCACACGGGGCAGAAGTGGGAAAAGGTGTCGCTGCCGGTGGTGGTTCATGCCCAGGCCGAATCGCTTCTCGCCGGGTCCGCCCTGGAGAAAGAACGCATCGCTCGGGAAAGGAAACGTTCAAAGACGGGCCAGGCCGGTTCCGGCGAAGAAAAAGGGGGCCGGACATGGGTGGCGAAATCCCTGACGGTGCACGGGAAGCGGGATAAACGGTATCCGGGCGGGGTGCGGTATGCGCTGCACATCCCGATGGAGAAATCCGTAGACAAACCCCGGAAGGCAGAGGAACAGCGCCGGGCAGACCCACAGATGCCGGTGGTTGCGGTGGACCTGGGCGTGGGCAGGCTGGCGGTGATGGGAGCGTTTGTGGAGGGAAAACTGGCGGCCACGAGGTTCGTGGACGGCAGAGCCCTGAACCATCGCCGGCACCGGCTGTTGACGGCAATCCACCGCAAGCGGGAGCAAAGCGGACGGCTCCAGCCGGGCGTCCAGGACAACGCGAACTTGTGGAACAAGATCCGGAACCTGGACGAGAACGCGGCCAAGCAGACGGCCGTAACCATTGTCCAATTCGCGATGGAGCACGGCGCAAGGGTGATCGTGTTCGAGCACCTGCGCCGGTACCGGCCGCCCAAGGAGAGGATGAGCAAAAGCGGTCGGAAGAACCACAAACGGGCGTATTGGTTGCGCGGACAGATCATGAAATGGGTCCGGGACTTGGCGTTTCGTGAGGGAATTCTGACGGTCGAGCGCAACCCGGCCTACACTTCCCAGACCTGTCCGCACTGCAAGGTGCTCGGGGAACGCAACGGCTCACGGTTCACATGCAAGAACCCGAACCACCGGTACAGCGCGGACGCGGATTTTGTGGGGATGATGAACCTGTACAGGAAATGGACGAAGACATTCGTGTATCCCCGCAAAGGGGATGACCCAAAGCCAGAGGTTGCCTGA
- a CDS encoding IS607 family transposase, which produces MKDTQYLPIGKVAKMLGLTVQTIRRWDRDGKIHSIRSPGNHRLFDVEEVRRLLGKRAGDRTAIYARVSSAKQKADGNLQRQRERLERYAEEHGYDVVRVFSEQASGVGENRKQLAALLKLAEDGEIDRVLIEYPDRLARFGYRYLERFFESHGVTVESTHKTEPKTSQQELVEDLLTIITVFSARMYGKRSQEFRKKVQKAMNEMGGEDAGDCHQGDPHRDSQGGPSVQDGGAGADEGYL; this is translated from the coding sequence ATGAAAGACACACAGTATCTCCCCATCGGCAAAGTGGCAAAAATGCTGGGACTGACCGTGCAGACGATCCGACGCTGGGACAGGGATGGAAAGATTCATTCCATTCGTTCGCCGGGGAACCACAGGTTGTTCGACGTCGAGGAGGTGAGGCGACTTTTGGGGAAACGGGCCGGGGACCGGACGGCGATCTACGCCCGGGTGTCTTCGGCCAAGCAAAAGGCGGACGGCAATCTCCAGCGGCAGCGGGAACGGCTGGAGCGGTATGCGGAAGAGCACGGGTACGATGTGGTCCGGGTGTTTTCCGAACAGGCGTCGGGAGTGGGCGAGAACCGGAAACAACTGGCGGCCCTGCTCAAACTTGCGGAAGACGGGGAGATCGACCGGGTACTGATTGAATACCCGGACAGGCTGGCGCGGTTCGGATACCGGTATCTGGAACGGTTTTTCGAGAGCCACGGGGTGACGGTCGAGTCCACTCACAAGACCGAGCCCAAGACATCCCAGCAGGAGCTGGTGGAGGATCTGTTGACGATCATCACCGTGTTTTCAGCCCGGATGTACGGCAAGCGGTCGCAGGAGTTCCGGAAAAAGGTCCAAAAAGCCATGAACGAGATGGGAGGTGAGGACGCTGGCGACTGTCATCAGGGCGATCCGCATCGGGATTCACAAGGAGGTCCATCGGTGCAAGACGGAGGCGCTGGAGCGGACGAAGGATATCTATAA